One part of the Sneathia vaginalis genome encodes these proteins:
- the ruvC gene encoding crossover junction endodeoxyribonuclease RuvC, which translates to MRVLGIDPGTAIVGYSILDIENGKYKLIDYGCIFTEQDLPMPRRLEIIFQRLDTIIKLYKPREVAIEELYFFKNQKTVIKVGQARGVIVLACQMNGLDIFDYTPLQVKMGVTSYGRATKKQIQETVKMILNLDEIPKPDDAADAIAIAITHINNRNIPTTTGARVRKNNFKSGQKISLEEYKLLMNKK; encoded by the coding sequence ATGAGAGTATTGGGTATAGATCCAGGTACAGCTATAGTTGGGTATTCAATTTTGGATATAGAAAATGGGAAGTACAAGCTAATTGATTATGGTTGTATATTTACTGAACAAGATTTACCTATGCCCAGAAGATTGGAGATAATATTTCAAAGATTAGATACGATTATTAAATTATATAAGCCAAGAGAAGTTGCAATTGAAGAATTATACTTTTTTAAAAATCAAAAGACTGTAATAAAAGTAGGACAAGCAAGGGGTGTAATAGTTCTAGCTTGCCAAATGAATGGTTTAGATATATTTGATTATACGCCATTACAGGTGAAAATGGGAGTTACATCATATGGTAGAGCAACTAAAAAGCAAATACAAGAAACTGTAAAAATGATATTAAATTTAGATGAAATACCCAAACCAGATGATGCAGCAGATGCAATTGCAATAGCTATAACACACATAAATAATAGGAATATCCCGACTACAACAGGGGCTAGAGTTAGAAAGAATAATTTTAAATCTGGACAAAAAATCAGCTTAGAGGAATATAAGCTACTAATGAATAAGAAATAA
- a CDS encoding MalY/PatB family protein, whose protein sequence is MEEFNFDEIVNREDTNSSKYDEAFDLYKRKDLDILSVADMEFKTADCIKKAIIDKVNKGILGYTSRPKKYFESYVTWYEKNYDFKFDVDCMVHCPGVISGMRVVIETFTKEHDKILIFEPVYASFKRIVGNTNRDIVISELKNENGKFVIDFDDFYRKIRDVKVIIICNPHNPLGRSWTSEELKKIANICREYNVLVISDEIHADLTLFNNKHHVFRKYYENTITFISSTKTFNLSGIQASVCVLRNKEEASIYFDEWRKKDIYRPNAIAIEAIMAAHSGATLWRDNLKKYIEQNLLFIDKFLKENLPNVKFFIPEATYLCFIDLRSLGIPEKQMQDILVNKANLVVVMGSVFGESGKGYIRLNAACSRKKLERVLKNMLKALG, encoded by the coding sequence ATGGAAGAATTTAATTTTGATGAGATAGTTAATAGGGAAGATACAAATTCCTCAAAATATGATGAAGCATTTGACTTATACAAAAGAAAAGACTTAGATATATTATCTGTTGCTGATATGGAATTTAAAACAGCAGATTGCATTAAAAAGGCAATAATAGATAAGGTTAATAAGGGGATATTAGGCTATACAAGTAGACCTAAAAAATATTTTGAATCTTATGTGACTTGGTATGAAAAAAATTATGACTTTAAATTTGATGTAGATTGTATGGTGCACTGCCCTGGTGTAATATCAGGTATGAGAGTTGTAATAGAAACATTTACAAAAGAACATGATAAGATATTAATATTTGAACCTGTATATGCTTCATTTAAAAGAATAGTAGGAAATACCAATAGAGATATTGTAATAAGCGAGCTAAAAAATGAAAATGGTAAGTTTGTAATAGATTTTGATGATTTTTATAGAAAAATACGTGATGTTAAGGTGATAATAATATGTAATCCTCATAATCCATTAGGTAGATCTTGGACAAGTGAAGAATTAAAAAAGATTGCTAATATTTGTAGGGAGTATAACGTTCTGGTTATATCAGATGAAATACACGCAGATTTAACCTTATTTAACAACAAACACCATGTTTTTAGAAAATATTATGAAAATACAATTACCTTCATATCTAGTACAAAAACATTTAACTTATCTGGAATACAGGCAAGTGTATGTGTTTTAAGAAACAAAGAAGAAGCTAGTATATATTTTGATGAATGGAGAAAAAAAGATATATATAGACCTAATGCTATAGCAATAGAAGCTATTATGGCAGCACATAGTGGGGCAACATTATGGCGAGATAACTTAAAAAAATATATAGAACAAAACCTATTATTCATAGATAAGTTTTTAAAAGAAAACTTACCTAATGTTAAATTCTTTATTCCAGAAGCAACATACCTTTGCTTTATAGACCTTAGAAGTCTTGGTATACCAGAAAAACAAATGCAAGACATTTTAGTGAATAAGGCTAATTTAGTGGTAGTTATGGGTAGTGTCTTTGGAGAAAGTGGAAAGGGTTACATTAGGTTAAATGCAGCCTGTAGTAGAAAGAAATTAGAAAGAGTGTTAAAAAATATGTTAAAAGCCTTGGGATAG